The following are encoded in a window of Mycobacterium sp. ELW1 genomic DNA:
- the yaaA gene encoding peroxide stress protein YaaA encodes MIVLLPPSETKRSGGDGPPLRLDGLSNPALGPLRRDLLDELVTLAADPEACRAALGISPAQDAEIDRNAALLTSPTLPAIVRYTGVLYDALDVESLRGAAKARAHARLAVGSALFGVLRADDLIPAYRLSATSKLPGSTTLAARWRPVLEPVLAEMAAGELIVDLRSGSYAALGRLPGAVRVDVLAERPDGRRTVVTHFNKAHKGRLARALATSRSEPGDAAAVAAVARRAGMHVERAGNELTVVVPA; translated from the coding sequence GTGATCGTTCTGCTTCCGCCGTCGGAAACCAAACGCAGTGGCGGGGACGGCCCCCCGCTGCGACTCGACGGTCTGAGCAATCCGGCATTGGGTCCGCTGCGCCGGGACCTGCTCGACGAACTCGTCACGCTGGCCGCCGATCCCGAGGCGTGCCGGGCGGCGCTGGGGATCTCCCCCGCGCAGGACGCCGAGATCGACCGCAATGCCGCGCTGCTGACCTCCCCGACGCTGCCGGCCATCGTCCGCTACACCGGCGTGCTCTACGACGCCCTGGATGTGGAGTCGCTGCGCGGCGCCGCGAAGGCGCGAGCCCACGCTCGGCTGGCGGTGGGATCCGCCTTGTTCGGGGTGCTGCGCGCCGACGACCTGATTCCGGCCTACCGGCTGTCGGCCACGTCCAAACTGCCCGGCAGCACGACACTCGCGGCCCGGTGGCGTCCGGTCCTCGAGCCGGTGCTGGCCGAGATGGCCGCCGGCGAGTTGATCGTCGACCTGCGGTCCGGCTCGTATGCGGCGCTGGGCCGGCTACCCGGCGCGGTACGCGTCGACGTGCTGGCCGAGCGCCCGGATGGCCGCCGAACCGTCGTCACACATTTCAACAAGGCGCACAAGGGCCGGCTCGCCAGGGCGCTCGCGACGTCGCGGTCCGAACCCGGTGACGCGGCCGCGGTCGCCGCCGTGGCCCGCCGCGCCGGGATGCACGTCGAACGGGCAGGCAACGAGCTGACCGTCGTCGTCCCGGCGTGA
- a CDS encoding diguanylate cyclase, producing MASAEQPNPDDELRQLWQLVNHLPGIVGYWDRNLRNVIANDAYLQYFAMAPHQVHGRHIREVLGETVYALNLPYIMGALAGHEQLFERELVGLGGVTRRTLLSYVPNIVDGEVHGFYVQGTDLTEEAQAERTLDDARRLFEVSMANAPYGKAVAMKTGEMLLANPALCELIGYGAPELVGRDYREFVHPDDIAAGEQEMAALLAGTVTQVSSERRYIRRDGSVIWMQRSAVLVPGRLPGAEDLVIAQFQDVTARRVAEAELARLAVTDQLTGLYNRRALVSRVAQQQSARPATPVGMIFIDLDGFKHVNDSHGHAAGDVVLAEVARRLKNAVDEPNSAYRLGGDEFVVLLPDAAQDDEVRVLSVAVRSALTGRYTADSSEFDLTASVGWTWGHAETAEELIRKADIDMYRHKARLRQSADRRDRDV from the coding sequence GTGGCGTCGGCCGAACAGCCGAACCCTGACGACGAACTCCGGCAACTGTGGCAACTCGTCAACCATCTGCCGGGCATCGTCGGATATTGGGATCGCAATCTCCGCAACGTGATTGCCAATGATGCCTACCTGCAGTACTTCGCGATGGCGCCGCATCAGGTGCACGGCAGGCATATCCGCGAGGTGTTGGGCGAAACCGTCTACGCGCTGAACCTGCCCTACATCATGGGCGCCCTCGCCGGCCACGAGCAGCTGTTCGAGCGCGAGCTCGTCGGCCTGGGCGGTGTCACCCGGCGCACCCTGCTCTCCTACGTCCCCAACATCGTCGACGGCGAAGTGCACGGCTTCTACGTTCAGGGCACCGACCTGACCGAGGAGGCGCAAGCCGAGCGCACCCTCGATGACGCGCGACGGCTGTTCGAGGTCAGCATGGCCAACGCCCCGTACGGAAAAGCGGTCGCGATGAAGACCGGCGAGATGTTGCTCGCCAACCCGGCGTTGTGCGAGTTGATCGGCTACGGCGCACCCGAACTCGTCGGCCGCGATTACCGCGAGTTCGTCCACCCCGACGACATTGCCGCCGGTGAGCAGGAGATGGCTGCACTACTGGCCGGGACGGTCACCCAGGTCTCCTCCGAGCGCCGTTACATCCGCCGCGACGGCAGCGTGATCTGGATGCAGCGCAGCGCAGTCCTGGTGCCGGGCCGATTGCCGGGAGCCGAGGACCTCGTCATCGCGCAGTTCCAGGACGTCACCGCGCGGCGGGTCGCCGAAGCCGAGCTGGCCCGGCTGGCCGTCACCGATCAACTCACCGGGCTCTACAACCGTCGGGCTCTGGTCAGTCGCGTCGCCCAACAGCAGAGCGCCCGGCCGGCGACTCCGGTCGGCATGATCTTCATCGACCTGGACGGCTTCAAACATGTCAACGACTCGCACGGGCACGCCGCCGGTGACGTCGTTCTCGCCGAGGTTGCCCGACGATTGAAAAATGCTGTCGACGAACCGAATTCGGCGTATCGCCTGGGCGGCGACGAGTTCGTCGTCCTGCTGCCGGACGCCGCACAGGACGACGAGGTGCGCGTCCTGTCGGTGGCCGTGCGCTCGGCGCTGACCGGCCGCTACACCGCCGACTCGAGCGAATTCGACCTCACCGCGTCGGTGGGGTGGACGTGGGGTCACGCAGAGACCGCCGAGGAGCTCATTCGGAAGGCCGACATCGACATGTATCGGCACAAGGCACGGCTTCGCCAATCCGCCGATCGGCGCGACCGCGACGTCTGA
- a CDS encoding nitroreductase family protein, with protein MSTARTIRRFTSEPVDDATLSRCLQAATWAPSGANAQGWRFVVLRSPEQREVVAAAAARALEVIEPVYGMSRPAPEDTGRQARNNRATYELHDRAGEFTSVLFAQQHYPTASELLLGGSIFPAMQNFLLAARAQGLGACPTGWASYGGAELLREAVGVPDDWLIAGHVVVGWPRGRHGPLRRRPLSAAVNLDRWDAPADHLLAALAQDEPQP; from the coding sequence ATGTCGACGGCCAGAACCATCAGGCGGTTCACCTCCGAGCCGGTCGACGACGCGACGCTGAGCCGCTGCCTGCAGGCCGCGACGTGGGCACCCTCGGGTGCCAATGCCCAGGGCTGGCGATTCGTGGTGCTGCGTTCGCCCGAACAGCGGGAGGTGGTCGCCGCAGCGGCAGCTCGGGCCCTGGAGGTCATCGAGCCGGTGTACGGGATGAGCCGCCCCGCGCCGGAGGACACCGGAAGACAGGCTCGCAACAACCGCGCGACCTACGAATTGCACGACCGCGCAGGTGAATTCACGTCCGTACTGTTCGCCCAGCAGCACTATCCGACCGCCTCGGAGTTGCTGCTCGGCGGATCGATCTTCCCGGCGATGCAGAACTTCCTGCTCGCCGCCCGCGCTCAAGGACTCGGCGCGTGTCCCACCGGTTGGGCCTCCTACGGCGGTGCGGAACTGTTGCGCGAGGCGGTCGGCGTGCCCGACGACTGGCTGATCGCCGGCCACGTCGTCGTCGGCTGGCCGCGGGGCAGGCATGGGCCGCTGCGGCGCCGGCCGCTGTCGGCCGCGGTCAACCTGGACCGGTGGGACGCACCGGCTGATCACCTGCTGGCCGCCCTCGCGCAGGACGAGCCTCAGCCGTAG
- a CDS encoding nucleotide pyrophosphatase/phosphodiesterase family protein, translated as MILPRVDADTPHLADVVPSVLAAMGVAGFEPRIGLAGPVAGACVLLIDGLGAELLDTYAEDAPVLAGMRGRTLHVGFPSTTAAGLAAVGTGLPSGGHGMVGLSFRLPEIGIINALRWRPHPWGEDARQTAVPEEIQPLPTNFERAASAGMAVSVISGAEFTGSGLTRAVLRGGRYVGVIGLGDLAAEVRATIGGGGFCYGYHADLDLMGHLYGPGSPAWRMELRQVDRLVESVVEALPAGGLLAVVADHGMVAVDGAATVDLDAATDLLDGVAAIGGEARARHVYVRDGAGADVLTTWRETLAEHAWVVTRDEAITAGWFGDAVDDRARARIGDVVAATRDRAALVRRTAEPMESALIGQHGSLTSAEQRVPLLLAYG; from the coding sequence GTGATCCTGCCCCGCGTCGATGCTGACACCCCACACCTGGCCGACGTGGTGCCCTCGGTGCTGGCCGCGATGGGCGTGGCCGGCTTCGAACCGCGCATCGGATTGGCCGGACCCGTCGCCGGAGCCTGCGTGCTGCTGATCGACGGTCTGGGCGCCGAGTTGCTCGACACCTACGCCGAGGATGCCCCGGTGCTGGCCGGGATGCGGGGCCGCACGCTGCATGTGGGCTTCCCGTCGACCACGGCAGCGGGTCTGGCGGCGGTGGGCACCGGGCTGCCGTCGGGCGGCCACGGCATGGTCGGCCTGTCCTTCCGGCTTCCCGAGATCGGCATCATCAACGCACTGCGGTGGCGTCCACACCCGTGGGGCGAGGACGCGCGCCAGACCGCTGTTCCGGAGGAGATTCAGCCGCTGCCAACGAATTTTGAACGCGCCGCATCAGCGGGCATGGCGGTCAGCGTGATTTCCGGCGCGGAATTCACCGGCTCCGGGCTGACCCGGGCGGTGCTGCGCGGTGGCCGCTACGTCGGGGTGATCGGGCTGGGCGATCTGGCCGCCGAAGTCCGCGCCACGATCGGCGGCGGTGGCTTCTGCTACGGATACCACGCGGATCTCGACCTGATGGGCCATCTCTACGGACCCGGCTCCCCCGCGTGGCGGATGGAACTGCGGCAGGTGGACCGGCTGGTGGAGTCCGTCGTGGAAGCTCTGCCGGCCGGCGGGCTGCTGGCGGTGGTCGCCGATCACGGCATGGTGGCCGTCGACGGCGCGGCGACCGTGGACCTCGACGCCGCCACGGATCTGCTCGACGGTGTGGCGGCGATCGGCGGCGAGGCGCGGGCCCGTCATGTCTACGTGCGCGACGGGGCGGGCGCCGATGTCCTGACCACCTGGCGCGAGACGCTGGCCGAGCATGCCTGGGTGGTGACGCGCGACGAGGCCATCACCGCAGGCTGGTTCGGTGACGCGGTCGACGACCGGGCGCGTGCCCGCATCGGTGATGTGGTGGCCGCCACGCGTGACCGCGCCGCACTGGTGCGACGGACGGCCGAACCGATGGAGTCGGCGCTGATCGGCCAGCACGGCTCGCTGACCAGTGCCGAACAGCGGGTGCCGCTGCTGCTCGCCTACGGCTGA
- a CDS encoding TOBE domain-containing protein — protein sequence MPMLRIREAAELLGVSDDTIRRWIDDGDLPTGNDQSGRKTVDGAALAAHSRKSAAAAPKDPLSVASSARNRFAGLVTKVVTDTVMAQVEMQCGPFTVVSLMSSEAVRDLNLEPGSVAVAVVKATTVIVETSGAQ from the coding sequence GTGCCGATGCTGCGAATTCGAGAGGCCGCCGAGCTGCTCGGCGTCAGCGACGACACCATCCGGCGGTGGATCGACGACGGCGACCTGCCGACCGGCAACGACCAGTCCGGCCGCAAAACCGTCGACGGAGCCGCGCTGGCGGCCCACTCCCGCAAGAGCGCCGCCGCGGCCCCGAAGGACCCGCTGTCGGTCGCCAGCTCCGCCCGCAATCGGTTCGCCGGACTGGTCACCAAAGTGGTCACCGACACGGTGATGGCTCAGGTGGAGATGCAGTGCGGACCGTTCACCGTCGTCTCGCTGATGAGCAGCGAGGCCGTGCGGGACCTGAACCTCGAACCGGGAAGCGTCGCGGTGGCGGTCGTCAAGGCCACCACGGTGATCGTCGAAACGTCAGGAGCACAGTGA